The nucleotide window ATGGAATTAGGAATATTATCAAGAAGCGACTTAAGGAAAGGTGGCAAAACAACGGGAAAAGGAGAAAAAAAGCTGGATGGTTTTATAGAATTCAAAAGAAAGTGGGAGAGATGCAATAGTAATATCAAGGATGAGATTTGGACACACAAGATTAAACAGTACACTTTATAAAATGGATAAACATGATAAGGTAAGGTGTGAATTTTGTGGGCAAGAGGAAACAGTGGAACATGTTAGAAATATGAAATTGAAAGATGAGTGCTGATTCATAATTaaggaaaaataaaaatgcaatttataccAAAGTATATTTTGCAAAATAACTCGAGAAATGAGTGTTACAGTTTTATTCTTCAGTTtcttaaaaaatctaatttgtgGGAGAGATTGTAAAAAAGAAGGAGGGTTGGGGGTAAGTCATCTTGATCCACACTCCATGCCAGTTGGTGGCGGAAATACACCATTTTGTTGTTTGTCAACCGCCAATAAAATTTCAAGAAGAAGTAGAAGAACAGGAAGCACTTTTAATGCCGCTGATATGTTCACAATACGAATAAGCATACCCCATCCGATGCAACGTTTTGACATGCAAACAGATTGTATAGGTCTCAGGTGTTTGTAGAGGCGTCTGTCTATCTACTGCGCGGCAAAAGCAGGGGGCAAAACAAAAGCATGTGGATGTAATTTCAACAAAGGTACGTGGTGAGAATGAACCCGAGCGGCGCTTTATTGTTTAGAAAGTAAAGAGAGAACAATGTGTTCACTGTAAAACGCCCTTTAAGCTGGAAAACACTAGAAACGGATAATATTGTGTAAGCTAACTAGCTGCAGCATCATCACGCAGATGTCCGCCCATACGCACATGGGTTGCAGTTGTGTTGTTTTCCATGCTCAAATTTCACTCAGTGAGTTCCTTTATTTAATATCTTGGGTATCATTATTTCTGCTACATAGCAAGACAGCTAGAATAAATCTCTACCTTCGGTATGAATATGGTATGCAATATAAGTAAGTTAACATATTGAACCAGTCTAATGTCATTTTCAGCCAGTCCCAAAGCTTTAATTTGCTACATTTCATTTGTTGCATGTCAAATTTAATGTTGCCTTTCACATGTGGGACATCAGACACGTGTCTTTGGGGATTCCCCCAGATTATAGTCACTATTTGgcataataaaaattaattgacATAAATAATTAATAGCACCAAGGTATGTATTAAAGCACTGTAGCATAATACCAGAGCTTAAATATTACTTGTAGATATAGTCTAAACAAAGATTAGCCTAAACTCTTGCTCACACTGTCAGGCACTCTTAGATAAGACATACATTATTTGTATCTACAGAACACAAGGAGGGAGTAAACTTGGCTGAAATATGTTGATTAAAGCTGTTACTTAGATGCCACTTTCAATGAAAACGGTTGTATACAGTTGAAaccagaagtttacatacactgtcaaatctgcaaaatgttattttaccaaaataataggaattatagaaaatgcatgttttttatttatttagtactgacctgaataatacatttttacataaaatacatttacatgtagtccacaagagaaaacaatagttgaatttatgaaaatgactctGTTTTGTGTCTTTGAggcctttctaacaatgactgtatgcttttgagatccatcttttcacactgaggaaggatcaaacgctcactgatgctccaaaaggaaacacaatgcattaagagccattaAGGAGGTAAAAACTTTCTaaatttgaagatcggggtaaatttaacttattttgttttctgagaaacatgtaagtatcttctgtagcgtcttaagggcagtactaaatggaaaaaaagaagttattaaggcaaaataggaaaaatgtacacatcttcattctgttcaaaagtttacacccctggcactTAATGCATCAATTttatttctgaagcatcaatgagttgTTTGACCTTCTGTAATGCATATGAGGCCCTACACTTGTCCGTGAAAAGTtagatctgaaaatcatacagtcattgttggaaagtgttcaaatacacaaatgctgaaaaaccaaagaatttgtgggacctgattccTGAAAGATTTTTGTAAAGAgcagagggcagtttaactgttcaaggaactgtgatccctcttattttgctaaaatattaacattttgcagattctgcaaggtatctAAACTCCTGGATTTAACTGTGTATgatattgtgtatttatttatgttatgtactgataataatattataattactcATCTGTTTGTATTTTTAGGATTTCATCAGACTGGGATTGAACTCAACCACTAACCATGGGGATTCGTTCGGCTCAGAAGAAGCATTTCCCTCTTCGGGGCATCGATGGAGTGGTGCAGCTTTTCGAGGCCGAGCTTAACAATCCAGAACCAGACCTGGCCCTGCTGTCCCTTGTGCTGGGTTTTGTAGAGCACTTCCTGGCTGTCAACAGAGTTGTTCCTGTCAATGTCCCGGGCGTTCGCTTTGAACCTCTTAAACCTGACTGCCTTGATTCTTGCTTCCCTACTGTAGAGCTGAATCTCATATCTGCCCTTTATGAACGCTTCGCTGCCCAGATTCTTGGTGCCGTGGATTTGTCACAGTACCGCAAACCGGCCGGGGGTTCCAGCCGTGAGCTGGTGAAAAAGGTCTCGGATGTGATCTGGAACAGTCTTAGCCGGTCGTATTTCAAGGACAGGGCACATATTCAGTCCCTGTTCAGTCTTATCACAGGTAAAACTCCAAACGTCTTACAATCTCTGTTAAACTGTGGATTTATTGAAATGGTACTAATTTGGGCATGTAGACTCTAATTGCAATATTTTGGTTTCTGTTTGCATTAGGCACAAAGCTGGACAGTTCAGGAGTAGCTTTTGCAGTGGTAGCTGCATGTCAGGTGTTGGGCCTGAAGGATGTTCATCTGGCTCTCTCAGAGGACCACGCCTGGGTAATCTTTGGCAAGGGTGGAGAAGAGACTGCAGAGGTCACATGGCATGGGAAGGGCAACGAAGACAGAAGAGGTCAGACTGTCAGTGCTGGAATCACTGAAAGGGTATGTCTTTACATTAGCtgacaaaatatcaaaccaagtgacattaataataataataataattaaaaaaaaaacacttttcaagcaaaacatttcacaaaaaaagttagattttaaatgataaaacaatagatCTGATTACACCTTTTTATACATGAGTGGAAATGACTGCATACATACATTTAATATACATACCTTGTGACCTGTTAGTGAAAAGTAGCTGGAAAAATGCAAAGTTGTAATGTTCTGTTATCATGGTATTATAAACTATATTCATAAACACCATGCATACAATACTAAAACACTATATTCATAAACACCATGCATACAATACTGTTTAATAGTTTGGGGTGAGAATATGAATTAAGTTAATACTATTATTctgcaaaaatgcattaaattgttgACAGTAAAGACtaagattttttatttcttttttaattctcaTCAAGGAATTGATAAATGTATCAAAGGTTCAGAAgactattaagcagcacaactgtttttaacattgataataataactattatttgagtaccaaattaaaatgatttttgaaggatcatgtgacatgatCATGTGACAAAATTAAGCTTTTCCTTCACAGGAGTACAGTACATTTTAAGTTGTTTCGAGTTGTTTTGAACTGTAATAATATTCCACACGTTTTGctgtatttatcaaataaatgaaataagaaaaaacattaatcttaCTGACACCAAATTGTTATGTTATATACACGTTATAAATCTGTTCCtcgtttatttttctttctttctctcttcttAGAGCTGGTTATATCTTAAAGGCTCCTACATGAAATGCAACAGGAATATGGAGGTGGCGTTCATGGTGTGCGCCATCAATCCATCTCTTGATCTGCACACCGACAGTACAGAACTACTCCAGCTCCAGCAAGTATGTCTTCAAATTTGATTTGTTTTAAACTTTCACTACATCATATGTTTCCTTGTATTGTTATGCACTGTTGACTGTAATTATGTTAACACATGTATGTACACATTCATATTTATTCATCTATAGTCAGTTcagattttaatgctttttttcctTTTCAGAGGCTGTTGTGGCTGCTATATGATCGAGGGGACTTGGAAAGGTGTGACATGTTTCTAATAAATCAGACAAAATCAGACTCATTTGAACTCTTTGTGAATGTTTGTGGTCTTCTATTGGGTGTGTCAAAGGTATCCTATGGCAATGGGCACTTTGGCTGACCTTGAAGATCAGGAACCAATGACTGGCAAGGAAAACCCTCTCTCCATTCACCTAAAGGTATATGGTTTTAACTATATCAGAGATATATACAAGGTTGTCATTATTAAAGACCACTAAtatgtatgttttatttattgtagGCTGTGGAGTCCGCTAAAAAATACTACAACAATGAGCACATATACCCTTTCATGTATCTAGCAGGGTACCACTATAGGCACAGAAATGTCCAAGAGGCTTTGGGCGCCTGGGCAGAGGCTGCATCAGTAACGCAAGAGTAAGTTAAGCAACAAAGAAATctgaatattaaataatattgaaTTGTAAGTTTAAGTGTCTGATTGAATTTTCTCTTTAACAGCAGAGGGCAGTGTTTATTTATTACTGTAGCATACATTTTGCATGAAGTTTGTCTTTTTAAAACTCCTTAAATCTAAATAAAGAGAGATATTATGTAAAAAGGCCAAATCGATCTCTGAATCTAATGTGTCTATTACTGCTGCACAGTCTGGATTAGATGACAATATGATAATATATCAAGTCTGTTCTTACTGAATGGAAAATGTAGCGTCTGCCAGCATTGTCTGTGTTGTCTCATGCTGTTTGTTTTTAGAAAGCTCATTCCTGTCTTAGCCTTGGCATTGGTCCCTGTCGGGAGAGACAATCTGTACTTTCCTCCTAAACACAGTGCAGTGGACGGAATGCTAAAAATACTATATTCTAATGTCCTGAAGGATGTCTGCACAAAGCACGCCTAGAACCACTCCTCACTCCCATCCACTTCCTTTTCCTGCTCTTCCTGTTTCCTCTTCCTTCATGACAACATCAGCTATCTCCTGCCCTCTGTCCCTCTGACgtgttttcattttgtttgtgCCGCTTTGAACTGTGACAGACTTGCTGCATTATAAACAATGTAATCACTAGGAAGCATTCTGTATTGCATGTGCTTTTAAtctatgtacagttgaggtcaaaagtttacatccaccttgcagaatctgcaaaatgtttatcgTTTTACCTAAATATTacttaagatatttcacataaaagatgtttaaatatagtccacaagagaaatactgtgttgttatctgaatgatccacagctgtgtttttttgtttagtgatagtttttcatgtgtcccttgtttgtcctgacgagtaaactgcctgctgtacttcagaaagatccttcaggtcccaaaaattcttttttttttttttttttttttttttttagcatttttgtgtatttgaaccctttctaacaatgactgtatgactttgagatccatcttttcaccctgaggacaactgagggactcatatgcaactattacagaagattcaaatgctcactgatgcttcagaatgaaggaaacacgatgcattaagaacagaacagaatgaagatgtgtaaatttttcttattttgcctaaatatcgtttcatttagtactgccctacagaagataccctgaagacaaaataaattaaatttaccctgatcttcaaattcaaatagtctcttaatgcatcatgtttcattctggagcatcagtgagcctttgaaccttctgtaatagttgcatatgagtccctcagttgtcctcattgtgaaaaaatcatagtcattgttggagtTCAAATAccccaaaatgctgaaaaacgaagaatttgtgggacctgaaggatttttctaaagaacagtggacagttgaactgttcaggacaaacaagagactcatgaacaactatcactaaaaaaaacagctttgggtcattcaggtaaacaacacagtattaagaatcaagtgtatgtaaacttttgaatggggtaattttcataaattcaactattttctcttgtggactgtatgtcaatgtattttatgtgaactaATCAACTATTCAAgccattactaaataaaaaataacatgcattttgtattttccctcttattttagtaaaataattaacattttgcagattctgaaaggtgtatgtaaacgtttgacctcaactgtagatataataaaaaaattgttatatacaatatataatttatttgtgtaatttAGTATTGTTGCAGTCAAGTCAAGGAAAATTATttaattccataacttttttttttcttggtctATAGTTACAACTACTGCAGAGAGGATGAGGAGATCTACAAGGAGTTTTTTGACATCGCTAATGATGTCATTCCCACTCttcttaaagagacagcagctGCTGCGGAAAGTGGTGGTGAAGGGGCTGATGAAACGGAAAAGGAggtctgtatttatttatatataaaaataaacttttagaTTTTGTTATTTAGAACAAAGTTGTGAACAAGTATTTTCTTGTCCTGTATTCATGCTTGTACCTCAAAGGACCAGCCCAGAGAGGTAGCTGCTTTATCTGCTCTTCAGGACCCGGAGTGCTTTGCTCACTTACTTCGTTTTTATGATGGTATTTGTAAATGGGAAGAAGGAAGTCCCAC belongs to Garra rufa chromosome 3, GarRuf1.0, whole genome shotgun sequence and includes:
- the men1 gene encoding menin — encoded protein: MGIRSAQKKHFPLRGIDGVVQLFEAELNNPEPDLALLSLVLGFVEHFLAVNRVVPVNVPGVRFEPLKPDCLDSCFPTVELNLISALYERFAAQILGAVDLSQYRKPAGGSSRELVKKVSDVIWNSLSRSYFKDRAHIQSLFSLITGTKLDSSGVAFAVVAACQVLGLKDVHLALSEDHAWVIFGKGGEETAEVTWHGKGNEDRRGQTVSAGITERSWLYLKGSYMKCNRNMEVAFMVCAINPSLDLHTDSTELLQLQQRLLWLLYDRGDLERYPMAMGTLADLEDQEPMTGKENPLSIHLKAVESAKKYYNNEHIYPFMYLAGYHYRHRNVQEALGAWAEAASVTQDYNYCREDEEIYKEFFDIANDVIPTLLKETAAAAESGGEGADETEKEDQPREVAALSALQDPECFAHLLRFYDGICKWEEGSPTPVLHVGWATYLVQSLSRFDAQIRQKVSIITKDAEPVDDDDQSSEDQREGRRRVPRRESKLDEQAGPSSPSAALPPQNPVPKKVGGEGGRRRSSAGTRGKESDGKNEPSSPSPIPSPTQPPVVQGGPVVVFHSEKMKGMKELLSAAKINSSAIKLQLTAQSQVQMKRQKPTPSGDYTLSFMKRPRKTL